In a genomic window of Pedobacter sp. KBS0701:
- a CDS encoding DUF6265 family protein, whose amino-acid sequence MKRIYLYALILFLVGFYSNVKAQKDSSKTFSFVLGSWGMQTPKGKIVEQWKQNPDKTLSGKSYRINAKGDSLLTETLQIRKIGKDVFYCSTVAHQNEGKEVCFKLISTKDQIYIFENVAHDFPQRIVYQNQGKNEMLAWIEGELKGKSRKSEFRYKRQ is encoded by the coding sequence ATGAAAAGAATCTATTTATACGCCTTGATTTTATTTCTTGTTGGTTTTTACAGCAATGTTAAAGCGCAAAAAGATTCATCAAAAACCTTTTCTTTTGTGCTAGGCTCATGGGGAATGCAAACGCCAAAAGGAAAAATTGTTGAGCAGTGGAAGCAAAATCCAGATAAAACCCTGAGTGGAAAAAGCTACAGAATAAATGCCAAGGGCGATAGTTTGCTTACCGAAACATTACAGATCAGAAAAATAGGAAAAGATGTTTTCTATTGTTCAACGGTTGCTCATCAGAATGAAGGGAAAGAAGTATGTTTTAAACTTATCTCCACAAAAGATCAGATTTATATTTTCGAAAATGTGGCACATGATTTTCCCCAAAGAATAGTTTACCAAAACCAGGGAAAAAATGAAATGCTCGCCTGGATTGAAGGCGAGCTTAAAGGGAAAAGCCGGAAATCGGAATTTAGGTATAAGCGGCAATAG
- a CDS encoding heavy-metal-associated domain-containing protein: protein MKHTYQLTGMTCGGCENKVKSSLLILPDVTTVEVSKEANTATISMDKHIGLDSLQQALGGADSKYQISAAHHNETLEEAKSWAETYKPILLIFGYVTAISLVVSWQDNAINFMVFMRIFMAGFFLTFSFFKMLNLKAFAESYAMYDIVAKKFSTWGYIYAFIELGLGLSFALNLSPAIVNWVTLIVMTISILGVLESVLNKKKIQCACLGAVFNLPMSTLTIVEDAIMIAMSAAMLVLM from the coding sequence ATGAAACATACCTATCAACTCACAGGCATGACCTGTGGCGGTTGCGAAAATAAAGTTAAAAGTAGTCTGCTTATTTTACCAGATGTAACCACTGTTGAGGTTTCTAAAGAAGCCAATACTGCTACCATTAGCATGGATAAACATATCGGTTTAGATAGCCTGCAACAAGCTTTGGGCGGTGCCGACAGCAAATATCAAATTTCTGCGGCGCACCACAATGAAACGCTTGAAGAAGCAAAATCGTGGGCCGAAACATACAAGCCCATTCTGTTAATCTTTGGATATGTAACCGCAATATCGTTAGTCGTTTCGTGGCAGGATAATGCCATTAATTTTATGGTGTTTATGCGCATTTTTATGGCGGGTTTCTTCCTAACCTTTTCTTTCTTTAAAATGCTCAACTTAAAAGCATTTGCGGAGAGTTATGCCATGTACGACATCGTAGCTAAAAAATTCAGCACATGGGGATATATCTATGCTTTTATCGAATTAGGTTTAGGCTTGTCCTTTGCATTAAACCTATCGCCCGCTATTGTGAATTGGGTCACCCTGATTGTAATGACCATCAGTATCCTTGGGGTTTTAGAAAGCGTTTTAAATAAAAAGAAAATTCAATGCGCGTGCCTGGGCGCGGTATTTAACCTACCCATGAGTACCTTGACTATTGTTGAAGATGCCATTATGATTGCCATGAGCGCAGCCATGTTGGTTTTGATGTAG
- the ygiD gene encoding 4,5-DOPA dioxygenase extradiol, producing the protein MSALSQFRNFTQRLPQTDLMPTLFIGHGSPMNGIENNEFSESWVDLARHIPVPKAVLVVSAHWYTHGTFVTAMDFPGTIHDFGGFPQALFDVQYPAPGDPKLAAEIPGLIHSSPVGLDHDWGLDHGTWTVVRHMYPNADIPVLQLSIDYTKSPVQHYEIAKEIYALRKKGILVIGSGNMVHNLRMLSWEMINGGGYDWAIEMNDKFKNLIVNGDYQPLINYRNLGTDAMLAIPTPEHYLPLIYTLGMKNDKEEVSFFNDKAVGGSLTMTSVLVG; encoded by the coding sequence ATGTCTGCACTATCCCAATTCAGAAACTTTACTCAACGCTTGCCTCAAACGGATTTAATGCCAACCCTTTTCATTGGCCACGGCTCTCCTATGAACGGGATTGAAAACAATGAGTTTAGTGAAAGTTGGGTAGATCTGGCCAGACATATTCCGGTTCCAAAAGCAGTTCTGGTGGTATCGGCACATTGGTACACCCACGGTACTTTTGTAACTGCAATGGATTTCCCAGGTACGATCCACGATTTTGGTGGTTTCCCTCAGGCACTTTTCGATGTTCAATATCCTGCTCCAGGCGATCCGAAGCTGGCAGCAGAAATACCTGGTTTAATCCACTCAAGCCCTGTTGGCTTAGACCACGATTGGGGCCTGGATCATGGCACCTGGACAGTGGTAAGGCACATGTATCCAAATGCAGATATTCCTGTTCTGCAACTGAGTATCGATTATACCAAATCGCCGGTGCAACATTATGAAATTGCCAAAGAAATTTATGCGCTCCGCAAAAAAGGTATACTAGTTATCGGCAGCGGCAATATGGTGCACAACCTGCGTATGTTAAGCTGGGAAATGATTAACGGAGGCGGTTACGATTGGGCAATTGAAATGAACGATAAATTCAAAAATTTAATTGTAAATGGCGATTATCAACCTTTAATCAATTACCGCAACCTTGGTACTGATGCCATGCTGGCCATCCCTACTCCGGAACATTATTTGCCGCTTATTTATACTCTTGGAATGAAAAACGATAAGGAAGAGGTTTCGTTTTTTAATGATAAAGCAGTGGGCGGTTCGTTAACCATGACTTCCGTGTTGGTGGGGTAA
- a CDS encoding YceI family protein, which translates to MKKLFLFLIATSISVASFAQTSWKIDPMHSFVNFSVKHMGISFVDGSFKKFDGTVTASKPDLTDAKIAFTVDVNSITTGVDMRDGHLKTDDFFNAEKFPTMKFESTSFKKLSGNNYELSGKLTIRDVTKDVKFAVVYGGTAKDQQGNTKAGFGATTTINRLDYNIKYDPTGAGVAKDVAIKLNLEFVQGK; encoded by the coding sequence ATGAAAAAATTATTTTTATTTCTGATCGCTACCTCAATCAGTGTGGCATCATTTGCACAAACAAGCTGGAAGATAGATCCAATGCACTCGTTTGTAAACTTTTCGGTTAAACACATGGGCATTTCTTTTGTTGATGGTTCATTCAAAAAATTCGATGGAACAGTTACCGCTTCTAAACCAGATTTAACTGATGCTAAAATTGCCTTTACCGTTGATGTAAACAGCATTACTACAGGTGTTGATATGAGAGATGGTCACTTAAAAACAGATGATTTCTTTAACGCTGAGAAATTTCCAACAATGAAATTCGAAAGTACTTCTTTCAAAAAATTAAGCGGTAACAATTATGAGTTAAGTGGTAAATTAACCATCCGCGATGTAACTAAAGATGTAAAATTTGCAGTTGTTTATGGCGGTACAGCTAAAGATCAACAAGGTAATACTAAAGCAGGTTTCGGCGCGACTACAACCATTAACCGTTTAGATTATAATATTAAATATGATCCAACCGGTGCAGGTGTTGCAAAAGATGTTGCGATCAAATTAAACCTGGAATTTGTTCAGGGAAAATAA
- a CDS encoding AraC family transcriptional regulator — translation MKLHIKNMVCNRCKMVVKAELEKLGFKPLLVELGEVTFAENITAEDKAKIAEQLTHFGFELLEDKKTQIAEQVKTAIINLVHYTKEPLKINLSAYLSEQLKQEYTNLSSIFSEVENQTIEKYFIAQKIEKAKEMLTYGELTLSEIAYQLNYSSVAHLSAQFKKVTGITPSVYKMASTDSRKTLDEV, via the coding sequence ATGAAACTGCATATCAAAAATATGGTATGCAACCGTTGTAAAATGGTGGTTAAGGCCGAGCTGGAAAAGCTTGGCTTTAAACCGCTATTGGTTGAGCTTGGTGAAGTTACCTTTGCCGAAAACATTACAGCAGAGGATAAAGCTAAAATTGCGGAGCAACTGACCCATTTTGGTTTCGAACTGTTGGAGGATAAAAAAACCCAGATTGCAGAACAGGTTAAAACTGCCATCATTAACCTGGTACATTACACAAAAGAACCTTTAAAAATCAATCTTTCTGCCTACCTCAGTGAGCAGTTAAAACAGGAATATACGAATTTAAGCAGCATTTTTTCAGAGGTCGAAAACCAAACGATTGAGAAGTATTTCATTGCTCAAAAAATAGAAAAAGCAAAAGAAATGCTTACCTACGGCGAACTCACCCTTAGCGAAATTGCCTACCAACTGAATTACAGCAGCGTAGCACACTTATCGGCACAATTTAAAAAAGTAACCGGAATTACACCTTCCGTTTATAAAATGGCATCAACAGATAGCAGAAAAACGCTAGATGAGGTTTGA
- a CDS encoding DUF3347 domain-containing protein, with translation MKKIFGLVAIMTIATTAFTYAQSKTDVALNQVLMAYYDVKNALATDKKDLAIEKVKVLSAKVNAVNHKDLPADQHKIFMEQASIIKSKSALLAGSNDIKTQRKAFEGISYAMIKTLKGLKFNSQTVYVQHCPMAKASWLNEKENIENPYYGSMMFDCGDVSETIKSK, from the coding sequence ATGAAAAAAATATTCGGATTAGTTGCCATTATGACGATCGCAACAACAGCTTTTACTTATGCACAGAGCAAAACAGACGTAGCCTTAAATCAGGTATTAATGGCATATTACGATGTAAAAAATGCACTGGCAACCGACAAAAAAGACCTGGCTATTGAAAAAGTAAAAGTTTTATCGGCAAAAGTAAATGCCGTTAACCACAAAGATTTACCGGCCGATCAACATAAAATATTTATGGAACAAGCTTCGATTATAAAAAGCAAATCGGCGCTGCTTGCGGGTTCAAACGACATCAAAACACAGAGAAAAGCCTTTGAAGGGATTTCTTATGCCATGATTAAAACGTTGAAAGGCTTGAAATTTAACAGCCAAACCGTTTACGTTCAGCACTGTCCGATGGCGAAGGCAAGCTGGTTAAATGAAAAAGAAAACATCGAAAATCCATATTATGGAAGCATGATGTTTGATTGCGGCGACGTTTCTGAAACCATAAAATCGAAATAA
- a CDS encoding heavy-metal-associated domain-containing protein, which yields MKAIKIFSIVMLFFVVNVSAQQISTADLQVTGLTCSMCSNATQKSLETLGFISSVKPDLNKNIFVLTFKKDANVNLDLVRKKVQDAGFSVGGLMANFNFSDVKVDDKGQAVVNGNVYRFVNVKGKTLTGMVKASVVDKDFISGSAFKKQAATANSDAYASGTGVVNGKKTRIYHLVLS from the coding sequence ATGAAAGCAATAAAAATATTCAGCATCGTTATGCTATTTTTCGTCGTTAATGTTTCGGCACAACAAATCTCTACAGCCGATTTACAGGTAACTGGTTTAACCTGTTCTATGTGCTCAAACGCAACACAAAAATCTTTAGAAACCCTGGGCTTTATCAGTAGCGTTAAACCTGATTTAAATAAAAACATATTTGTTTTAACCTTTAAAAAAGACGCGAATGTTAATCTTGATCTGGTTCGTAAAAAAGTTCAGGATGCAGGTTTTTCAGTAGGCGGCCTAATGGCTAACTTCAATTTTAGCGATGTTAAAGTAGACGATAAGGGTCAGGCTGTTGTTAACGGCAATGTATACCGTTTTGTAAATGTAAAAGGTAAAACCCTTACTGGTATGGTTAAGGCCAGCGTAGTAGATAAAGATTTCATATCTGGTTCTGCATTTAAAAAACAGGCCGCAACGGCTAATTCTGATGCTTATGCAAGTGGCACAGGTGTTGTAAACGGCAAAAAAACGCGTATTTATCATTTAGTTCTTTCTTAA
- a CDS encoding peptidylprolyl isomerase — MKKILLFLCAFSVLSAFAAKPKNQYVCIKTEYGECIVKLYNQTPLHRDNFLKLVKKGYYNDILFHRVIKDFMIQGGDPDSRNAKPDSLLGEGGPKYTIPAEFNDSLFHKKGVLAAAREGDDVNPAKASSGSQFYLVQGKVFTDQQLDNVEEKRLKFKIPEWQREVYKKIGGTPHLDRNYTVYGEIVVGLDMIDKIAALETDKNNRPKKDVKMEVTVLKRRAAKKLEKKLLMG, encoded by the coding sequence ATGAAGAAAATATTATTGTTCCTTTGCGCTTTTTCAGTGCTTTCTGCCTTTGCTGCAAAGCCTAAAAATCAATATGTATGTATTAAAACAGAATATGGGGAATGTATCGTTAAGCTGTACAATCAAACCCCATTACATCGTGATAACTTTTTGAAATTGGTTAAAAAAGGGTATTATAATGATATTTTATTCCACAGGGTGATTAAAGATTTTATGATCCAGGGCGGCGATCCGGATTCGAGAAATGCCAAACCAGATTCTTTACTCGGTGAGGGCGGACCTAAATATACTATCCCGGCAGAGTTTAATGATAGTTTATTTCATAAAAAAGGCGTTTTAGCAGCGGCCAGAGAAGGTGATGATGTTAATCCGGCCAAAGCATCGAGTGGTAGTCAGTTTTACCTGGTTCAGGGAAAAGTTTTTACCGATCAGCAATTGGACAATGTAGAAGAAAAACGCCTGAAATTCAAAATTCCTGAGTGGCAGCGTGAGGTATATAAAAAAATAGGGGGCACCCCACATTTAGATCGGAACTACACTGTTTATGGCGAAATTGTAGTTGGCTTGGATATGATAGATAAAATTGCCGCATTGGAAACGGATAAAAACAACCGACCAAAAAAAGATGTGAAAATGGAAGTTACCGTGCTAAAAAGGAGAGCTGCAAAAAAATTGGAGAAAAAGTTGTTGATGGGTTAA
- a CDS encoding exodeoxyribonuclease III, which yields MKIISYNVNGIRAASTKNFFGWLQATDADMVCLQEVKALPSQIPEIIALIEQLGYHHYWFPAEKKGYSGVAILSKIKPKHVEFGCGEEWIDKEGRILRADFDNFSLMSLYMPSGSSGDERQVKKYEFMRFFDRYIGELRKEIPNLIVSGDYNICHTAIDIHNPKSNANSSGFLPEERQWMQLFLDNGFIDTFRHFNKDPHHYTWWSYRAGSRGKNLGWRIDYHLATRPMESRLKNVRILPDAIHSDHCPVLLEME from the coding sequence ATGAAGATTATTTCCTATAACGTAAACGGGATTAGGGCGGCAAGTACCAAAAACTTTTTTGGCTGGTTACAAGCTACAGATGCTGATATGGTCTGTTTGCAGGAAGTAAAGGCCTTGCCTTCACAAATCCCTGAAATTATTGCACTGATTGAGCAGTTGGGTTATCACCATTATTGGTTCCCGGCAGAGAAAAAAGGATATAGCGGCGTAGCCATTTTATCTAAAATTAAACCTAAACATGTAGAATTTGGCTGCGGTGAAGAATGGATCGATAAAGAAGGACGGATTTTAAGGGCTGATTTTGATAATTTCTCCTTAATGAGCTTATATATGCCGTCTGGATCAAGCGGCGATGAAAGGCAGGTTAAAAAGTATGAATTTATGCGGTTTTTTGATCGGTATATCGGCGAATTGCGTAAAGAGATTCCAAATTTGATTGTAAGTGGTGATTATAACATCTGCCACACCGCTATTGACATTCATAATCCAAAATCAAACGCCAATTCATCAGGTTTTTTACCGGAAGAAAGGCAGTGGATGCAGTTATTTTTGGATAATGGTTTTATTGATACTTTCCGTCATTTTAACAAAGACCCACATCATTATACCTGGTGGAGTTATCGCGCCGGTTCTAGGGGAAAGAACCTGGGCTGGCGCATCGATTACCATCTGGCTACGAGACCAATGGAAAGTCGCTTAAAAAATGTAAGGATTTTACCCGATGCCATACATTCAGATCATTGTCCGGTTCTACTGGAAATGGAATAA
- the hutI gene encoding imidazolonepropionase, with product MLITNIKGLVGIHPKDKLVLRGSELDDLPVIENAWLLIEDDLIKDFGEMGSIPSQISNLPSQISAKGRYVFPSWCDSHTHIVFAATREEEFAMKIQGKSYEEIAAAGGGILNSANKLQKATEDELFESASIRLKQMILQGTGAVEIKSGYGLTTASEIKMLRVISRLKNHFPIPIKATFLAAHAFPAEFKNDHHGYINLIINEMLPRIAEENLADYIDAFCEKGFFSVGETDQILKAGAKYGLKPKIHANQLSVSGAIEVAVKNNAISVDHLEESNKETIDTLRNADTIVTLLPSCSFYLGIPFADAKSFIKADLPVALATDYNPGSTPSGNMNFVVSLGCIKMKMFPEQAINAATLNGAAAMEISESYGSVALGKKANLFITKPMPSIAYLPYSFGESQVDTVILNGEIYHG from the coding sequence ATGCTAATCACCAATATAAAAGGCCTAGTAGGCATTCACCCTAAAGATAAATTGGTGCTTCGCGGCAGCGAACTGGATGATTTACCTGTTATTGAAAATGCCTGGCTTTTGATAGAGGATGACTTGATCAAAGATTTTGGTGAGATGGGCTCAATCCCTTCTCAAATCTCAAATCTGCCGTCTCAAATCTCGGCCAAAGGCAGATACGTTTTTCCTTCCTGGTGCGATAGCCATACCCATATTGTTTTTGCAGCCACGCGGGAAGAGGAGTTTGCGATGAAAATACAGGGTAAAAGTTATGAAGAAATTGCCGCGGCAGGTGGTGGGATTTTAAATTCAGCCAATAAACTTCAAAAAGCAACAGAAGATGAATTGTTTGAAAGTGCTTCAATTAGGTTAAAACAGATGATTCTCCAGGGAACAGGAGCTGTTGAAATAAAAAGTGGTTATGGCTTAACCACTGCAAGTGAAATCAAAATGCTCCGGGTAATCAGCAGGTTGAAAAATCATTTTCCAATCCCTATCAAGGCAACTTTTCTGGCTGCACATGCCTTTCCGGCTGAATTTAAAAATGATCATCATGGTTACATCAATTTGATTATTAATGAAATGTTGCCCCGGATAGCAGAAGAAAACCTGGCCGATTATATAGATGCTTTTTGTGAAAAAGGTTTTTTCTCTGTAGGAGAAACCGATCAGATACTCAAAGCAGGGGCAAAATATGGTTTAAAACCTAAAATACATGCCAACCAGCTTTCTGTTTCAGGCGCTATTGAAGTGGCTGTTAAAAATAATGCCATTTCAGTCGATCATTTGGAAGAAAGTAACAAGGAAACCATCGATACGTTAAGAAATGCGGATACCATTGTAACATTACTGCCTTCGTGCTCGTTTTACTTAGGTATTCCATTTGCAGATGCTAAAAGCTTTATTAAAGCCGATTTGCCTGTGGCTTTGGCAACCGATTACAATCCGGGATCAACGCCTTCAGGGAATATGAATTTTGTGGTGTCGCTGGGCTGTATTAAAATGAAAATGTTTCCAGAGCAGGCCATCAATGCAGCTACTTTAAACGGTGCGGCAGCAATGGAGATCAGCGAAAGTTATGGAAGCGTTGCCCTTGGAAAAAAAGCAAATTTATTTATCACAAAACCAATGCCATCAATAGCCTATTTGCCGTACAGTTTTGGTGAAAGCCAGGTTGATACGGTGATTTTAAATGGTGAGATTTATCATGGATAA
- a CDS encoding formimidoylglutamase has product MDNLKIYSQSDIEHLIIHRDGETKLGERVNTYRHKVISVEGLTANNSKFVLLGIPEDIGVRANAGIAGAASAWRTSLTAFLNIQSNRFLNGEEILVLGHFEIIEPEDSSVETLRNKVAEIDEMVYPVIAKIVAAGKIPIVIGGGHNNAYGIIKGTSLACKCPIDILNVDAHADLRELEGRHSGNGFSYALKENYLNHYLMYGLHQNYNNEAILSQIENNPKLKAVFFDDILMDADANGFFDEIGQAAGLEIDLDCIQNVLSSAETPSGFEVNDIRKLILTRAKQFSYLHVCEGATRMLDGRVSKLTSKLIAYLVSDFVKAHIS; this is encoded by the coding sequence ATGGATAACCTTAAAATATATTCGCAAAGCGACATTGAGCACTTGATTATTCATCGTGATGGCGAAACCAAGCTTGGCGAAAGGGTTAATACTTATCGACATAAAGTAATCTCGGTAGAAGGATTAACAGCAAACAATTCTAAATTTGTATTGCTGGGTATCCCTGAAGATATAGGAGTAAGGGCAAATGCTGGTATTGCCGGAGCCGCATCGGCATGGCGTACCAGTTTAACAGCTTTTCTGAATATCCAAAGTAACCGCTTTTTAAATGGTGAAGAAATTTTGGTTTTGGGACACTTCGAAATTATTGAACCTGAGGATTCTTCTGTTGAAACTTTAAGAAATAAAGTAGCCGAAATTGATGAAATGGTCTATCCGGTCATAGCAAAAATTGTAGCTGCAGGCAAAATTCCTATTGTAATTGGTGGTGGTCATAATAATGCTTATGGCATAATTAAGGGTACTTCTTTAGCCTGTAAATGCCCAATTGATATATTAAATGTTGATGCGCATGCCGATTTAAGGGAATTAGAAGGCAGACATAGTGGAAATGGGTTTTCTTACGCTTTAAAAGAAAATTACCTCAACCATTATCTGATGTATGGCCTGCATCAAAATTATAATAATGAGGCGATTTTAAGCCAGATCGAAAACAATCCTAAATTAAAGGCTGTATTTTTTGATGATATTTTAATGGATGCCGATGCTAATGGCTTCTTTGATGAAATAGGGCAAGCTGCGGGTTTAGAGATCGACTTAGATTGTATCCAAAATGTACTTTCAAGTGCCGAAACGCCATCTGGGTTTGAGGTTAACGATATTCGAAAACTGATCTTAACCCGCGCGAAGCAATTTTCTTACCTGCATGTATGCGAAGGTGCCACCAGGATGCTTGATGGGAGGGTAAGTAAGCTCACTTCTAAATTAATTGCTTATTTGGTGAGTGATTTTGTGAAAGCGCATATTTCTTAG
- a CDS encoding 5-formyltetrahydrofolate cyclo-ligase, producing MLKAEIRKLALKDRLLLNDPTYYTLNESLLKQFKKIDFSRIKTLHIFLPITEKKEPNTFLLIEWLSKTYPEVKIITPKADFETALMTHHEYLGEKDLKKNLYNILEPQKGNLHEGEIDMVVIPLLAFDKQGYRVGYGKGFYDRFLRDINAQKIGLSLHPAIEKIDDVNEYDIKLDFCITPTEIIKF from the coding sequence ATGCTAAAGGCCGAAATCAGAAAACTAGCGTTAAAAGACAGGTTGCTACTAAACGACCCAACCTATTATACGTTGAACGAATCACTTTTAAAACAGTTTAAAAAAATCGATTTTAGCCGAATTAAAACCCTTCATATCTTTTTACCCATTACAGAAAAAAAAGAGCCGAATACTTTTTTATTGATCGAATGGCTAAGCAAAACCTATCCTGAAGTTAAAATCATTACCCCTAAGGCTGATTTTGAAACAGCGCTGATGACCCACCACGAATACTTGGGCGAAAAAGACCTGAAAAAAAACCTTTACAACATATTGGAGCCACAAAAAGGAAATCTGCACGAAGGAGAAATAGACATGGTCGTTATCCCACTGTTAGCCTTTGATAAACAAGGTTACCGAGTAGGTTATGGCAAAGGTTTTTATGATCGTTTTCTGCGGGATATAAATGCTCAGAAAATAGGTTTATCTTTGCATCCTGCAATTGAAAAAATCGATGATGTAAATGAATACGACATCAAATTAGATTTTTGCATAACACCAACAGAAATTATAAAATTTTAA
- the efp gene encoding elongation factor P, with product MAKASEIKTGNILRINNELVTVDEWNHRTPGKGGAFYTGKFRNIKSGRIVEARMNTDEAVEICRVETNDYQYLYEEGDYLVVMDNNSYEQFNVEKSLFGSAIKFLKEGMNIIVSMESDEAIMAQLPNFAEFEITYSEPAVKGDTSTNALKAATLENGVEVKVPMFVNQGDKIKIDTRTGDYVERVK from the coding sequence ATGGCAAAAGCATCAGAAATTAAAACAGGTAACATTCTTCGTATAAACAATGAACTGGTTACTGTTGACGAATGGAATCACCGTACGCCAGGAAAAGGTGGCGCATTTTATACGGGCAAATTCCGTAACATTAAATCGGGCAGAATTGTTGAGGCACGTATGAATACCGACGAGGCGGTAGAAATATGCCGTGTAGAAACAAATGATTACCAATATTTATACGAAGAAGGTGATTATTTAGTCGTAATGGATAACAATAGTTACGAACAGTTTAATGTAGAGAAATCTTTATTCGGTTCGGCGATCAAGTTTTTGAAAGAAGGCATGAACATCATCGTTTCTATGGAAAGCGATGAAGCCATTATGGCCCAATTGCCAAACTTTGCAGAATTCGAAATTACTTATTCAGAACCTGCTGTTAAAGGCGATACTTCTACCAATGCATTAAAAGCAGCAACATTAGAAAACGGTGTTGAGGTTAAAGTACCAATGTTCGTAAACCAGGGCGATAAAATTAAAATTGATACCCGTACCGGTGATTACGTGGAGCGTGTAAAATAA
- the efp gene encoding elongation factor P: MAKASEVKSGNVLRFNGELVSVEEYIHRTPGNLRAFYQARMRNVKTGKIVEYRFRTDEEVTICRVETNDYQYLYEDGDYLVVMDNETFEQYNIPKLLFGSSIKFLKEGMNVTIAFESDEPIVAQLPNSVELEITYSEPAVKGDTSTSAQKYATVETGAEIRVPLFINQGDKVKIDTKTGEYMERVK; this comes from the coding sequence ATGGCAAAGGCATCAGAAGTAAAAAGCGGAAATGTGCTTCGTTTTAACGGAGAGTTGGTAAGTGTAGAAGAGTATATCCACCGTACTCCAGGAAATTTAAGGGCTTTTTATCAGGCCCGTATGCGCAATGTAAAAACCGGCAAAATTGTAGAATACCGTTTCCGCACCGATGAAGAGGTAACGATTTGCCGTGTGGAGACCAACGACTATCAATACCTTTATGAAGACGGCGACTATTTGGTGGTGATGGACAACGAAACTTTTGAGCAATACAACATTCCAAAACTACTTTTTGGCTCTTCTATTAAGTTTTTAAAAGAAGGTATGAATGTAACCATCGCTTTCGAGAGCGACGAACCGATCGTTGCCCAACTTCCTAATAGTGTAGAGTTGGAAATCACTTACTCTGAACCCGCTGTAAAAGGCGATACCTCAACCAGCGCGCAAAAATATGCCACGGTAGAAACTGGTGCAGAAATTAGGGTTCCTTTGTTTATTAACCAGGGAGATAAGGTAAAGATTGATACCAAAACCGGTGAATATATGGAGCGGGTAAAATAG
- a CDS encoding ATP-binding cassette domain-containing protein: MNITLQNVGRRFNKEWIFRDLSTEFITGNSYAILGPNGSGKSTLLSVLNGSLSPSEGKITFSDTAEIPVENIYRYISLAAPYLELVETFTLKEIIDFHFKFKNFASGLDAKKLIGILGLEKAANKEIKYFSSGMKQRTKLALACCTDTPILFLDEPTSNLDVQGINWYRELIEIFGKGRLTIIGSNQLQEYDFCSAQLQISDYK; this comes from the coding sequence ATGAATATTACTTTACAAAATGTTGGCAGAAGGTTTAATAAAGAGTGGATTTTCAGGGATTTAAGCACTGAATTCATCACAGGCAACAGCTATGCCATATTGGGGCCCAATGGATCAGGCAAATCAACCTTACTAAGTGTTTTAAACGGCAGCTTATCTCCTTCTGAGGGTAAAATTACCTTTTCAGATACAGCAGAAATCCCTGTCGAAAATATCTATAGATACATTAGCCTTGCTGCGCCCTACCTCGAACTGGTTGAAACTTTTACACTAAAAGAGATCATTGATTTTCATTTTAAGTTTAAAAATTTTGCTTCCGGCCTTGATGCCAAAAAGCTGATCGGCATATTAGGTTTGGAAAAGGCAGCAAACAAAGAAATTAAATACTTCTCATCAGGTATGAAGCAAAGAACTAAACTAGCTTTAGCCTGCTGTACCGATACACCAATTTTATTTTTAGACGAACCGACCAGCAATTTAGACGTTCAAGGTATTAATTGGTACCGCGAACTGATCGAAATTTTTGGGAAAGGACGTTTAACCATAATTGGCTCCAATCAGCTACAAGAATACGATTTCTGCTCAGCACAGCTACAAATATCAGATTATAAGTAG